From a single Arachis hypogaea cultivar Tifrunner chromosome 3, arahy.Tifrunner.gnm2.J5K5, whole genome shotgun sequence genomic region:
- the LOC112790061 gene encoding cytochrome P450 703A2, translating to MVLPIFFSTLLIGGLLASKLIWQWFTQKILSLHNKHPKLPPGPPRLPIVGNLLQLGQLPHRDLASLCDKYGPLVYLKLGNIDAITTNDPDIIREILVRQDDVFASRPHTLAAVHLAYGCGDVALAPLGPHWKRMRRICMEHLLTTKRLESFSKHRQDEANHLVKDVWAKAQTGKPINLREVLGAFSMNNVTRMLLGKQYFGSKSAGPQEAMDFMHITHELFWLLGVIYLGDYLPIWRWVDPYQCERKMKEVEKKVDDFHTKIIEEHRKARIEKKKKNNMGMEDDEEMDFVDILLSLPGEDGKACLDDTEIKALIQDMIAAATDTSAVTNEWAMAEVIKHTHVLRKIQEELDAVVGPNRMVMESDLVHLNYLRCVVRETFRMHPAGPFLIPHESLRDTTINGFDIPAKTRVFINTHGLGRNTKIWDNVEEFRPERHLLVDGGRVEISHGVDFKILPFSAGKRKCPGAPLGVTLVLMALARLFHCFDWAPPRGLNPQDIDTREVYGMTMPKVEPLIAFATPRLAKHLYVN from the exons ATGGTTTTGCCCATATTTTTCTCAACCTTGCTCATAGGAGGACTACTAGCCTCTAAACTCATTTGGCAATGGTTCacacaaaaaattttatctttgcaTAATAAGCACCCCAAACTCCCTCCTGGCCCACCAAGGTTGCCAATCGTTGGCAATCTTCTTCAATTAGGGCAACTTCCACATAGAGATTTAGCATCTTTATGCGATAAATATGGACCCTTAGTTTATCTTAAATTGGGTAACATTGATgcaattactactaatgatcctGATATCATACGTGAAATACTTGTTCGCCAAGATGATGTTTTTGCCTCTCGTCCACACACTCTTGCCGCCGTTCATTTAGCCTATGGGTGTGGGGATGTTGCATTGGCCCCTTTAGGCCCACATTGGAAGCGAATGAGAAGAATTTGCATGGAACATTTGTTAACCACAAAGAGACTTGAATCCTTCTCAAAACATCGTCAAGATGAAGCTAACCACCTTGTTAAGGATGTTTGGGCTAAAGCCCAAACTGGAAAGCCCATTAACTTGAGAGAAGTGTTGGGTGCATTTTCAATGAACAATGTCACTAGAATGTTGCTAGGAAAGCAATATTTTGGATCTAAATCAGCAGGCCCACAAGAGGCTATGGATTTCATGCACATAACCCATGAATTGTTTTGGTTATTGGGTGTGATATACTTAGGTGACTACTTGCCAATTTGGAGGTGGGTGGATCCTTATCAATGTGAAAGGAAAATGAAGGAAGTGGAAAAGAAAGTGGATGATTTTCACACCAAAATTATTGAAGAACATAGAAAAGCAAGaattgagaagaaaaagaagaataatatgGGAATGGAAGATGATGAAGAAATGGATTTTGTGGATATTTTACTATCACTGCCAGGCGAAGATGGAAAAGCGTGTTTGGATGATACAGAAATCAAAGCTTTGATTCAG GATATGATAGCTGCAGCAACAGATACTTCGGCTGTGACGAATGAATGGGCAATGGCTGAAGTAATCAAACATACCCATGTCCTTCGTAAAATTCAAGAAGAGCTTGATGCCGTAGTGGGTCCCAATAGAATGGTGATGGAATCTGATTTAGTCCACCTTAATTACCTGCGATGCGTTGTACGTGAAACATTTCGTATGCACCCAGCAGGGCCTTTCCTCATTCCACATGAATCTCTTCGTGACACCACCATCAACGGCTTTGATATACCTGCAAAGACACGTGTCTTCATTAACACCCATGGTTTGGGTCGTAACACTAAGATTTGGGACAATGTTGAGGAGTTTAGGCCCGAAAGGCACTTGCTAGTTGACGGGGGTAGGGTTGAGATTAGCCATGGAGTGGATTTCAAAATACTACCCTTTAGTGCTGGAAAAAGGAAATGTCCTGGTGCACCCCTTGGAGTCACCTTGGTTTTAATGGCTTTGGCTCGACTTTTTCATTGCTTTGATTGGGCTCCGCCTCGTGGCTTAAATCCTCAAGATATTGATACAAGAGAAGTCTACGGAATGACCATGCCTAAGGTTGAGCCCTTGATTGCTTTTGCTACTCCTCGCTTAGCAAAACATTTGTATGTTAACTAA